The Vitis vinifera cultivar Pinot Noir 40024 chromosome 3, ASM3070453v1 region ttattaaaattttaattatggaGTAAATTATATTAGTAAATTATCCTTAAATAAAtcactattttattaaaaagtaattctttctatttgcattttatttttttattttgtgaacaaagcaatttcatttttctattgtaATGAAATTCagttaaatttatatataatagttttttttttttttaggacaaGTAATATCCCatataaattcttaaaaagtattaattccacattatccaaaaaaaaatggactAACATTCTTTAATACATCTAAATAGTGCATTTATTGTGACTATCcgtaacaaataaattttttactccCAAAACCCTATtagggaaaaaaagaaggaaaaatcatCTAACCATACACCACCAGatacatatacaatttttcttCAAGGAGGGGACTGCTTAGGATGGGTGGTTGCATGAggcaatgtttaattttttcaaaagcgcTCTAGCAACTGTCTATCCATCCGCTCGCTCCAGtttttcgtattgccaagaagaagggtcgcagtTCATccgtgaagcgggctataaagcATCCCAGcgcaacgagcttgcctgtgaggcgctATAATTCCTTTTTGCTCCTAGGGggtggtgtttccatgactgcctttACTTGATCCAGGCTAACCTCTATCCCCCTTTGGCTAACCATAAATCCCAGGAATTTTccagcacttacgccaaaggcgcatttagaaggattcaACTTCATGTCATACTTCCTTAAGAGGTGGAAGACTTCTTGCAAGTGGAGGACATGTTCCTCTTGGGTTTttcttttaaccacgatatcgtcaatatatacctctactgtGCGGCCGaccagaggtttgaagatcttcGTCATtagtctctgataagtggcgccaacgtttttgagtccgaatggcatgactttgtaacAATAAAgaccgtgtggcgttatgaaggCTGTCTTTTCTTCGTCAACCGGGTACATAgggatttggtggtatccggagaaggcgTCCAAGAAGGAGAGCATCTCTTGCCCAgcagtggaatccacaatttgatctatccgtggcaaagggaaactgtcttttaggcatgcattattgaggttggtgtaatcgacgcacacccgccatttgccttcctttttgggtaccaccactacaTTTTCCAGCCAGTCCGGGTACTccacttctctgatgaatccggctttcagcaatttgtcaatctcatcCCGAATAATTTTTTGTCTGTCCGGGTGAAAACGTCTAACCCTTTGTTGGACGGGTCTTGCTGTTGGCGAGACGTTAAGCCTATGAGAGGCGATGGAgagatgaattcccttcatatcagaatgcGCCCATGCGAAAACGTCATGGCTTTGTCGGAGGGCGTCTTGGATGTTCCGGGTCTCTTCTGGCGTCAAGAGGGAACTAATATACGTGAGGTGAGTTCCTTCTTCCGAAATTTGGATCGTCTGCAAGGGATCCGCtaccgggggatctttgtctgCCAGACTCAGTGATTGCTATTGGTCCCACGCATGGGAGGATTCAGGGAGAGGTTCATCCTCTTGACTGGTTCTTGCCTCTCGTGCTATCtggtagcattggcgagcggctaactggctgccatataggtcGATTTGCCCATCCTTGGTAAAGAAgcttaccatttgatgatacgtagaggggatgactttcatgtagTGCAGCCATGTGCGTCCGAAGATAACATTGAAGAGTGATAAATCTTGTACCACCGAAAATTGTACGtggagagtgactgggccagcttggaccgaTAGTACAATATCTCCCAAGGAAGTAGTTGACGctccgttgaatccggacagaATTCGCCTAGGGTTTTCAAGGCCTGTGAGACTATGTCCCATGTGGCTAATGACCGACGCTTGCACAAGATCGGCCGAGCTGCCCGGGTCAACTAGGATGCGTCTCACGTCGAAGTCTCCTATTTCTAGGGacaagatgagggcgtcgcggtACGGCTGCAATATCCGTGTGGGGTCTACTAGTGGAAAAATGATTGTTCCATCTATAGGGTGAGGGCCCCCCCCCTAGCTATCCCAGGCTGGATGGAGTTGACATGCTCATGCACCGATGCTACCCGTAACAACCTTTGTCTCTTTCGTTTGGAGTCGTACTCCTCGTCGGATGGGcctccgttaatatagtttataacggcTTTGGGGGCGGTTGGGGCCCTAGGGGTTCCAGAGTTGTGATTTCGGGAAGTATCTCCACTTCTGgcatctgagcggaggtattgctttAAATGTCCCGCCTTTATGAGCTTTTCGACCAAATAATGGAGGCACCTGCACGCCTCCGTTGTGTGACCATGCTCCTTATGGAAgacacattttttattatgatcccttttggatgggtccgttccgaggggtctaggccacctgaagtcggacatgTCTTGGATCATAGGGAGAAGCTTCTCATAGGATATGGAAAAGGGTGTGAGGGGCGGCATTTTCGAGCTacttggcccttcctgcctTCGATTGGACGGCCTTGGCCGGTCCGGAAGTTTGGCACTTCTTTTCGCGCCACTTCTGGATGCTTGTCCGACAACTAAGACTTGTTGGGTGGCTGCTCGCatgtcatcttcgagcattgaatatttgctTGCACGCCGGAACAAGTCGTCCATCGTCGTAGGAGGCTTTTTAGCgagtgattcgaaaaatggggTGCCTAGACAaatgcttcgcttgaagatctgcAGGACATCATCCATGTTGTAAGCCTCTACTTGTAGCACGGCCTGATCAAACTGCTTCACAAACTCCCTCAAGGACtcgttatcttgcatttttatgttttgcagagtgTTGATGTTCTGCTTATGTCGAGCAGAGCATAAGTATTGCCCCACGAAGGCTTCCGACAGGTCCTTGAAATTATCCAtagagttgggaggtaggcggTGGAACCATGAGAGGGCTTgtccttgtaggctggcggTGAATACTTTACATAGCAGTGGGTCGTTTCCTATATCGAGAGTCATAAGTTGACaataatgcatgatatggtcgaaGGGGTCGTTGGACCCATCGTACGTGGAGAATTTAGgcacgaggaatccccttgagGGCTCATAATGAATAATATGAGAtcagaaaggcgtggagagcatgtcgtccagccttttgctgatggagccaatagGTGGCTCATTTGAGAGGTTTCTCCCAGCTTGTCGTACCGTTAGGTGCGGTTGAACATTCTGCACCATAGGGTCAGGGTGCGCTCCCCAAGTTGTGGCTACTGGCGGCCTTGGCCTCCTAGGCTCCTGTGGACCTAGTCTCGCGCGCATTGAGTCTGACAATTGGGGTTTTTTGTCgtgttgtctttttgctgaaagatgagtagagtctgagctttcctcatgGGGAGCTCGGTACATGGGCGTGTGTGGCTCATGTGGCTTAACGTTGCATGTTTCAGGGATTGCTCCTACTGTCCCAGGGGTATATTGACTCTGAGtcaggccttgagtttgctacctGGCCTTTTGAACATTGACGACGGGGAGGCCCCGTCGATAAAGCTTGTATGCGCAACACaacattttcttctcttaatcttactgtctcctggaggagagttTGCAGTTGTCGCTCGCTTGCCAACTGTTTTCTTTCGATGGCTCGGCGCCATTCAGAGTTATCTTCCTCTCCCCTACCAGATGAGTGGCTTCTGGAAGGTGTGGTCATCTTTGTCAGTGACTGAATCAGTGAagttcccacagacggcgccaatgttgaggccTTGCGTCCCGATGATCCACGTAGCTGCCAAATGGACGCACGCTTTCAACCAAGATGGAGTTCTGGTTCAGTCGTCCCTGCAAAAGgtgtccggacagggtgtctggacacaccctccgatggttttttcagccatggttagagagataaagcagttggccttttactaggtatatcaagcttaccttcctccttgtgtgaaggtccttatatatagtatcagaagctctGTCTtcctctttaatggtagggagactttttggcttgtcatgatgcctctaggtggtggcagagccatcatcaccctacaggcggctgtcagagatcgtgggaggcgtCGCGGCTGTCAGAGCTCGTGGGAGAtgacttgccatcattcctgtcctttcgcTTTGCAGGTGGCGGAATGTGGGTcgtggcaggctgtcggaatgacgtagtaagacttgcttactttaatcaacgatccggacaaacatatccggataggatatgtcgatcgtccggatgtgatatgGCAGTCGTCGGGATGTAATGtttgcgagtgtcgtgtgcttctccctgaaggagtccggataggggaagcgcgccacgtgtcctcttaGGGAAATCCGGATGGAGCTAATCCGGATAgaaatgcgtgccacgtgtcatcaggaggaggggtccctacacccgggtggtaaaaaaacaaatggaaaaatCCATTGGTCTTTTAAGGGGTTTACACAAGTATAAAAGATAATCATTGACTCTATGTAGCCCATTATCTTTTAAGTATTGTCCTTCCCCTCCTTTCATAAAGCTTCCTAGAAATttcaagtttcttttttatataaagtatAGAATAGAATTATTCCCCTCCTTTCATAAAGTTTCCTAGAAATtttaagtttcttttttatataaagtatAGAATAGAATTATTGACTCTGCATAGCCCATTATCTTAAAAATgttgtctctcattttttaAAGGTTATTGTCTTTGTAGTCATTCACATGtgtttcaagaaaaataaagttcTTTTGCCCCTAAAGaactatagaaataaaattttattaagaattttaaaatgtaaaaataaaattttttaaataagagtattttaaataaatttttttcatattttctaaaattaaatatccaatttttaattatttgaaaaagatgaagacgctcctaaaaagaaaaacaatgttTTGCATCAATTAGataacttttaattaaaaataatctaaataCTTCTTAATCCACTTGTGGTTAACATTCCATTAAAACTataccaaatttatttaaaattattcaaagcaTCTCAAtacattattcattttttttttttgaaaaatttttgtATCACTTTTCTAGAAAAGAATTATTAACATgtattgattttcttataaataattttcattaaattttaaaacttgtatTTACTTAAACTTCAAATGTGTTT contains the following coding sequences:
- the LOC132253520 gene encoding uncharacterized protein LOC132253520, coding for MTLDIGNDPLLCKVFTASLQGQALSWFHRLPPNSMDNFKDLSEAFVGQYLCSARHKQNINTLQNIKMQDNESLREFVKQFDQAVLQVEAYNMDDVLQIFKRSICLGTPFFESLAKKPPTTMDDLFRRASKYSMLEDDMRAATQQVLVVGQASRSGAKRSAKLPDRPRPSNRRQEGPSSSKMPPLTPFSISYEKLLPMIQDMSDFRCLHYLVEKLIKAGHLKQYLRSDARSGDTSRNHNSGTPRAPTAPKAVINYINGGPSDEEYDSKRKRQRLLRVASPYRDALILSLEIGDFDVRRILVDPGSSADLVQASVISHMGHSLTGLENPRRILSGFNGASTTSLGDIVLSVQAGPVTLHVQFSVVQDLSLFNVIFGRTWLHYMKVIPSTYHQMVSFFTKDGQIDLYGSQLAARQCYQIAREARTSQEDEPLPESSHAWDQ